The stretch of DNA GTCGCCGATGCGGTCGGCGTGACCCGCCTGACGGTTCAGAACCGCTGGAAACCCCTGATCGAGGCGGCGGGTATGGACCCGCCGACCTGGTGAGTCGTCGACCGACTAGCGGGTTTTTGACGATGGACGACCAAGGGCGTGGTACGATGTGTCACTGCCTTGGCTCCGTCGAAGGGATGAGCGAACCGGAGCGCGCCGACCTGCGTGAAGAACACATGATCGAGGAGTTGCGCGCCGAGTACACGAGCGAGGAACTCGATCGGTTGGGCGTCGCCGCGTAGGGCGTTATTTTTCCGGTCGCGTTCGGCCCCGTCCCTCGCGCTCGGGCGTGAGGTTGCCGTGTTCGTCGATCTCGCCGTCGACGATCCGGGTACTCGAGACGATGTCGCCGTCCTCGGCTCGGAGGTGGTCGACCACGACGAGTTCGAGGGGGTCGTGGCCCTGTTCGCGCCGGATCCCGTTGATGCGTTCGCCGCCGCGCTGGGTCTCGGGTGAGACGATCAGCGCGTCGAAACGGGGCCGAGTGGCGATACCCGTGGGATCCTCGAGCTCCATGATCTCGTACTCGCGGCCGTGCTCCTCCGCCAGCGGGGCGAGTTCGGCCTCGAGGTCGGCCTTCCGGTCCTCGAAGGCCCGGACGTATCGGTCCTCGTGGCGAGTCTCGGGTGCGAGTTCGTCGCTCGTCAGCCCGACGGTGACGTCGCCGAGTTCGAACGCGCGCTCGAACAGTGCGCGATGACCGTCGTGTACGGGATCGAACGTCCCACCCAGCGCAACCTGCATACCGGGGCGATGTGAGCCGGTGGCTTAGTGGCTTCGGAACGGGGAACGGCTACTTCGTGGCGTCGGTGTCGTCAGCGTCGTCCTCAGCCCCGTTGTCGTGTCCGTCGGTATCGTCGACGGTGATGCTGATCGGCCTGCTCGCTTCCCCCTCGTTTTCCGCGAGATACTGATCGAGGTTGAAGACGGTGTTCAATTCGTCTTGGACCTGATGGAGGATCCCTCCCACTAACTCGCTCGGTGCGATTGCGGTGTACTCGTAGGGGTTGTTGCCCGCGCCCTCGCTCTCGCGTTTCTCCCGGGAGACGTTGCCCTCCTCGTTGAGTTCGGCGAGCGCCTCCCGGACCGTACTCGGGTACAGACCGGTGCCCGCGGCGATCTCCTCACTGGTTGAGCCGGGATACTGGCGCAGATAGACGTAGATCCGCGCGCGGGTCTCGGTGTCGAGCACCCATGCGAGCAGGTCGACGATCCCCCTGTCGAACTCCTCGACCGCGCGGTCGGCGCCCTCCTCAATGCGCGTTCGTGCGCCCGTCCCCGCCTCGTCCGCGGAGTCGACCGATACCGGGATCTCCTCGCCGTCCGCTGGGTCGTCTTCGGACATGTCCTCTCTGAGAGGTCGAAAGAT from Halalkalicoccus subterraneus encodes:
- a CDS encoding helix-turn-helix domain-containing protein, which codes for MSEDDPADGEEIPVSVDSADEAGTGARTRIEEGADRAVEEFDRGIVDLLAWVLDTETRARIYVYLRQYPGSTSEEIAAGTGLYPSTVREALAELNEEGNVSREKRESEGAGNNPYEYTAIAPSELVGGILHQVQDELNTVFNLDQYLAENEGEASRPISITVDDTDGHDNGAEDDADDTDATK
- a CDS encoding phosphopantetheine adenylyltransferase encodes the protein MQVALGGTFDPVHDGHRALFERAFELGDVTVGLTSDELAPETRHEDRYVRAFEDRKADLEAELAPLAEEHGREYEIMELEDPTGIATRPRFDALIVSPETQRGGERINGIRREQGHDPLELVVVDHLRAEDGDIVSSTRIVDGEIDEHGNLTPEREGRGRTRPEK